A DNA window from Rhineura floridana isolate rRhiFlo1 chromosome 11, rRhiFlo1.hap2, whole genome shotgun sequence contains the following coding sequences:
- the LOC133366756 gene encoding uncharacterized protein LOC133366756, with translation MPTIVPKSKAPKVDFCGVDEYYYIIRADLNVYMRSTNFNKGKDLSVFNIHQACQDGDHYLAHEDDFFYVIKGNFFRRVSNLNKDSGAIVQPLHPNCCGGDHYLSAFGHFYIIYQSKKTYRKVTNLSTDGDAVEYTLHPNCRNGLYYWGIKNYYYFVVPHDKWGIQYFRCTDFAHNENSETFSFHNDVIPFLPGGLSITHGPAYGRWEAIKTLNNDSKTPITLKKSISKKVGYSKEKMQSVENSWNISMSYTYQTGTLMEALCKQQLSLSAEYGGKSVNATKENWEEATEMTEEIELTLQPGEKVYIWQYKLGLGKDDILFCRDMKFDDDANPPTEIPLPPARE, from the coding sequence ATGCCTACAATTGTCCCCAAGAGCAAAGCCCCCAAGGTTGACTTCTGTGGGGTGGATGAATACTACTACATCATCCGGGCTGACCTCAACGTCTACATGCGCTCCACCAATTTCAATAAGGGGAAGGACCTGTCGGTCTTCAACATACACCAGGCTTGTCAGGACGGTGATCACTACCTGGCCCATGAAGATGACTTCTTCTACGTCATCAAGGGTAACTTTTTCCGCCGCGTATCCAACCTGAACAAAGACTCAGGAGCTATCGTGCAGCCACTCCATCCCAACTGTTGTGGTGGCGATCACTACCTCTCTGCCTTTGGGCACTTCTATATAATCTACCAGAGTAAGAAAACCTACCGGAAAGTCACAAATCTGTCCACAGACGGCGATGCGGTTGAATATACTCTGCACCCAAACTGCAGGAATGGCCTCTACTACTGgggaataaaaaattattactaTTTTGTGGTGCCACATGACAAATGGGGCATCCAGTACTTCCGCTGCACCGACTTTGCCCACAATGAGAATTCTGAAACCTTCTCTTTCCACAATGATGtgatccccttccttcctggtggGCTGAGTATTACTCATGGCCCAGCTTATGGAAGATGGGAGGCCATCAAGACCCTCAACAATGATTCCAAGACGCCCATTACTTTGAAAAAGAGTATCTCAAAGAAGGTGGGATACAGCAAGGAGAAGATGCAGAGTGTGGAAAACAGCTGGAATATCTCCATGTCCTACACCTATCAAACAGGAACCCTCATGGAAGCTCTGTGCAAGCAACAGCTTTCCCTGTCAGCTGAATATGGTGGTAAGAGTGTCAATGCGACAAAAGAGAATTGGGAGGAAGCCACTGAGATGACCGAGGAGATTGAGCTGACCTTGCAACCTGGAGAAAAAGTTTACATCTGGCAGTATAAGCTTGGTCTGGGCAAGGATGATATTCTCTTTTGCCGTGACatgaaatttgatgatgatgctAATCCACCCACTGAAATCCCACTGCCTCCAGCCAGAGAGTAG